A portion of the Vanessa atalanta chromosome 14, ilVanAtal1.2, whole genome shotgun sequence genome contains these proteins:
- the LOC125068986 gene encoding uncharacterized protein LOC125068986: MQVNYPKELPPTSWDTKTPVDEVYKYNRDYDVTHDLFRTQTNLDYGYKIPEACRFNKHTSCNENFFIYPPSKQLADRTPAHKVHGTTEMKSSYTEPIKPCRLVTDKDQFKHPDSLPLEMTRVEPFHKDIEPLDTTYEGFEKYLDPYLTTNRLHHRPFTSDVLNRSSNSKDILTYYIFSNTPWVRPAKPNIEEWQLPLSKPKPLCDKEKFKDEVREVRTHNKLNWVPRTFSTEARDNYIQQNSRLESRIHNYEEEVRSEYQRSIANLQTSTQHEQSAMKYLNTTEYSHIGSRRPICSIIDQYFEKNKKLAKRANII; the protein is encoded by the exons ATGCAAGTCAATTATCCGAAAGAACTGCCTCCGACATCTTGGGATACG AAAACACCAGTTGATGAAGTGTATAAATACAATAGAGACTACGATGTAACACACGATCTGTTTCGCACACAAACAAATCTGGACTATGGATACAAAATACCTGAAGCGTGTAGATTTAACAAGCATACTTCTTgcaatgaaaacttttttatttaccctCCTAGTAAGCAG ctcgCAGATAGAACACCAGCACATAAAGTACATGGAACGACGGAGATGAAAAGTTCGTATACAGAACCCATAAAACCATGTAGATTGGTTACCGACAAGGACCAATTCAAACATCCTGATTCCTTGCCGCTTGAAATG ACGAGAGTTGAACCCTTTCATAAAGATATAGAGCCGCTGGATACAACATACGAAggtttcgaaaaatatttagatcCTTATTTGACAACTAATAGATTACATCATAGACCTTTTACATCTGATGTATTGAACAGGTCATCGAACTCAAAAGACATActcacatattatattttttcaaatactcCTTGG gtccGTCCAGCAAAACCGAATATCGAAGAATGGCAACTTCCGCTCAGTAAACCTAAACCCCTTTGcgataaagaaaaatttaaagatgaaGTTCGTGAAGTTAGAACTCACAATAAGTTAAATTGGGTACCCAG AACATTCTCTACAGAGGCAAGAGACAACTATATACAACAAAATTCTCGCCTCGAATCGCGAATACATAACTACGAAGAAGAAGTCAGATCTGAATATCAACGTTCGATCGCAAATTTACAAACGTCAACGCAACACGAACAATCtgctatgaaatatttaaatacaactgaATACTCTCACATCGGTTCTAGAAGACCGATATGTTCAATAATAGACCAATATtttgaaaagaataaaaaattagcTAAGAgagctaatataatataa
- the LOC125068774 gene encoding protein sprint isoform X3, producing the protein MSNICERFIRRHCEDKNGGSYMKLLNTLSTDLEEMLCEIYDDENIARNATFLEPHLQGVRRRDSRSSDSEHDERSTEDDERSLIRSSPRTRLPPPPPPPPDDEPPPMKPREFFERLQSQAMKEAQDRKQKRELKESNHLFRPLDADGSLGDSLSQSRESLSSDGEGAKGDCSSVGSSGSESEEQPPCDIGLLERLIRTHPVWFLPGIQRAGAFHLLQGKEEGNFVVRQSSQPDTMAISVRLPADKGPYIEHYLIQASSGRIGLETSHNRFDNIPELIAHYSQCCDELPVQLQLPRPLREAKSRHQLSSLALLGQEFWGYPMANPKNNPNNLLSPSQLANGAIPMAVTPSDTGSSLSSFNASTVANSREQILSPDKDQNVILKMSPVDTSGSPPSQSQSLSTFKGRTAPSPPAKPTGTFVRAPRPTPPNTLNLISSTAHITHPHTFPTTNAPHSPTHSNNVKTTPPPPPPRWAKPPFPKISLSPKSEAFSPINKATSGNIIVTTTVTFSVNNTQIHNHQINESIQSDRLQLTLASNSLNNNSSDAMFSIMDGAKSLTDSNGELQNMMHRLTPEGECISTMSASLHGSFKRQIIEQNNTEAGSPLESQSQTNTSESVDPIANTLTKSSVPFPSNQLVSPNGTNSVTSGIFSPTSQINSPVSNDTISSKSGIFSPISQTNKSEVFSPVSRSSPISNKNVFSPTSNNSITSPMTGKDREKVLTPNTNTTSSTPSGRSRRSKHSMRKESRHYQESDILESPGVYYRSSLMDKVSDYEDIWGPESNNCSTFKPLKSENDNNNINSGLMKSKRPDLLPDTLPKLNAAKSTQSIVEKENMILLNSVESLNEKRNLSDNSLKKSFNGSNEIIATTNSKGDVVAKRPDKLNIVMNMNKKLTEEIEATLKIRENHNIESMETVKMEDDYIKRDDSEKEHAGSPFYADPVDAIKEAALLPVQRRKLLRSAVNLSQRYSEPPSQNHPYYPLRDMHSIEELSPSSPNTSTSVDNLVSLRCKPKMKAVEPPRVAAKPPSGRNEHTWAVDSSWQFINKNDECSNSESGTFPSLVEQESRLSGVDDGVQHLTVHQVVAQRFPELRLNAEPAALPEEVRSPPRASCYDNVHDLRPLSEQASDDGTVFSEPWDSSQWDGLIPPTNVQQNYDADEPCEWESPIPRRGPTAVTRAKSFRDRLDPLLAAGRVRALRGGRSTRGAGAALRAYALHLAQDKSTTFAQNVDNFIACTLDSKETCPQIMMRNMRQFMSGMKNYLVKHGEREFEKEVEKERLKLKPTEFLNLDAILEGVMHRLVVRPLRSKLYTLLASWHSADVRQLHSAIERAQHATPLQLGIKESTKIPSSAVLAVISKHFLKMQEADSPLDKLENLLAAISVMFNAIRGERTLGADDLLPVLAWTVARCRLVCAELEAELMAGLLPAALLAGEGGYYLTALFSAVAVLKRLAPDTGPDSTTPWRRGSAESAREGCGVAVVRVALPDECRGSIRRVALPCRPGARARDLCRALAHAAHITNPQDYALFALHDGQETMLNENDCPQEVMSEKSGQNFILAYKRIDAKIAWPQQALLSYP; encoded by the exons agTCGAGAGAGTCTATCATCAGACGGAGAAGGGGCCAAAGGGGATTGTTCCTCAGTGGGATCTTCAGGATCTGAGTCAGAAGAGCAGCCACCATGCGACATCGGTTTGCTGGAAAGGCTAATCAGAACACACCCGGTCTGGTTTCTTCCGGGAATTCAGCGTGCTGGTGCCTTTCATCTTTTACAAGGAAAAGAAGAAGGA aacTTTGTAGTTCGCCAATCGAGTCAGCCTGACACGATGGCGATCAGCGTCCGGCTGCCCGCAGATAAAGGGCCGTATATAGAGCACTATCTGATACAAGCATCGAGCGGCCGCATTGGTCTCGAAACTTCACACAATCGCTTCGACAATATACCTGAACTGATCGCACATTATTCTCAATGCTG CGATGAGCTACCAGTGCAACTTCAGTTGCCAAGGCCGCTTCGAGAAGCAAAGAGTCGTCACCAGTTAAGTTCTCTTGCTTTGCTTGGGCAAGAGTTTTGGGGCTATCCAATGGCCAATCCAAAAAATAACCCGAATAACCTACTCTCACCCAGTCAGCTGGCTAATGGAGCAATACCAATGGCTGTCACACCATCAGATACTGGATCTAGTCTTAGCAGTTTTAATGCAA GTACAGTGGCAAACTCTCGAGAGCAAATTTTAAGCCCAGATAAGGATcagaatgtaattttaaaaatgtcaccCGTAGACACTTCGGGCTCCCCACCGAGTCAAAGCCAGAGCCTAAGTACGTTTAAAGGTAGAACTGCCCCATCACCACCAGCTAAACCGACTGGAACATTTGTCAGAGCACCGCGACCAACCCCACCAAATACTTTAAATCTAATATCCAGTact GCGCATATAACTCATCCTCACACATTTCCTACTACAAACGCGCCACATTCCCCGACTCATTCCAATAACGTTAAAACGACTCCGCCGCCTCCTCCTCCCCGATGGGCGAAACCACCTTTTCCAAAGATATCCTTGTCCCCTAAATCAGAAGCTTTTAGTCCAATTAACAAAGCTACGAGTGGGAATATAATTGTCACGACAACAGTTACTTTTAgtgtaaataatacacaaatacaCAATCATCAAATTAACGAAAGCATTCAAAGTGACCGGTTGCAACTAACGCTTGCGTCTAATAgcctaaataataatagttctgATGCTATGTTCAGCATTATGGACGGAGCGAAAAGCTTAACTGACTCTAACGGAGAACTGCAG AATATGATGCACCGTCTGACACCAGAAGGAGAATGTATAAGTACAATGTCAGCTAGTTTACACGGCAGCTTTAAAAGGCAGATCATTGAACAAAATAACACCGAAGCTGGATCTCCGCTAGAATCTCAGTCTCAGACGAATACCTCTGAATCGGTCGATCCCATAGCAAATACTTTGACAAAATCAAGTGTTCCCTTCCCTTCTAATCAATTAGTATCTCCAAATGGGACCAATTCTGTCACCAGTGGCATTTTTTCTCCGACAAGTCAAATCAATTCACCAGTATCTAATGATACTATTTCATCTAAAAGTGGAATATTCTCACCAATAAGTCAGACTAATAAAAGTGAAGTTTTTTCTCCTGTTTCCCGAAGCTCacctatatcaaataaaaatgttttttctccTACTTCAAATAATTCTATAACGTCACCTATGACCGGTAAAGATAGAGAAAAAGTATTAACTCCCAATACTAATACTACAAGCTCTACGCCTTCTGGTCGATCGAGGAGGAGTAAACACTCCATGCGCAAGGAGTCCAGACATTATCAG GAATCAGATATCCTTGAATCACCGGGGGTATATTACAGAAGTTCTTTGATGGATAAAGTAAGTGATTATGAAGATATTTGGGGACCAGAAAGTAATAACTGTTCAACATTTAAACCACTTAAGTctgaaaatgataataataatataaatagtggtCTCATGAAAAGTAAGAGACCGGATCTTCTGCCGGATACACTGC CAAAACTGAACGCAGCAAAGAGCACTCAGTCAATAGTAGAAAAAGAAAACATGATTCTGCTCAATTCAGTGGAAAGTCTGAATGAAAAACGAAATCTCTCAGACAATTCTCTTAAAAAAAGCTTTAACGGTTCCAACGAAATTATAGCAACTACAAACAGTAAGGGTGACGTCGTAGCAAAGCGACCTGACAAGcttaatattgttatgaatatGAATAAGAAATTAACCGAAGAGATTGAAGCTACTTTGAAAATAAGAGAAAATCATAACATAGAGAGTATGGAAACGGTTAAAATGGAGGACGACTATATTAAACGTGATGACTCTGAGAAAGAGCACGCAGGCAGCCCTTTTTATGCTGATCCTGTAGATGCAATTAAAGAA GCCGCTCTACTTCCCGTACAACGACGAAAGTTATTAAGATCTGCTGTGAACCTCTCACAGAGATATTCGGAGCCACCATCTCAAAATCATCCTTATTATCCTCTTCGAGATATGCATAGTATCGAAGAACTTTCAC CGTCTTCTCCAAACACTTCAACGTCAGTAGATAATCTGGTGTCATTAAGGTGCAAGCCCAAGATGAAGGCGGTGGAGCCGCCACGTGTGGCTGCCAAGCCGCCCAGCGGCAGGAACGAACACACTTGGGCCGTTGATTCCAGTTGGCAATTCATCA atAAGAATGACGAGTGCTCAAATAGCGAGAGTGGGACATTCCCTTCACTCGTCGAGCAAGAGAGCCGGTTGAGTGGAGTGGACGACGGGGTGCAACATTTGACTGTACACCAAGTAGTCGCACAGCG ATTCCCGGAGCTACGTTTGAACGCAGAGCCGGCAGCGCTGCCGGAAGAGGTGCGTTCTCCACCGCGCGCGTCGTGTTATGATAACGTTCACGATCTTAGACCATTATCTGAACAA GCAAGTGACGATGGCACGGTCTTCTCTGAGCCATGGGACAGTTCGCAATGGGATGGACTTATACCACCTACAAACGTCCAGCAGAACTATGATGCC GATGAACCGTGTGAGTGGGAATCACCAATACCACGCCGAGGGCCAACGGCAGTCACGCGAGCTAAGAGCTTCCGGGACAGGCTAGATCCTCTACTAG CAGCGGGTCGTGTCCGCGCACTGCGCGGCGGACGCTCGACGCGAGGCGCCGGCGCAGCGCTTCGGGCGTACGCGCTACATCTCGCGCAGGACAAGAGTACAACGTTCGCACAGAATGTTGATAACTTCATCGCCTGCACTTTGGATTCCAAGGAAACTTGCCCTCAG ATAATGATGCGCAATATGAGGCAATTTATGTCCGGAATGAAGAATTATCTCGTGAAACATGGTGAGAGGGAATTTGAAAAGGAGGTGGAGAAAGAACGACTTAAG TTGAAACCAACGGAATTCCTAAACTTGGACGCGATATTGGAAGGCGTGATGCATAGGCTGGTAGTTCGTCCGTTGCGGTCGAAGCTTTACACTTTACTTGCTTCGTGGCATTCTGCTGATGTACGACAGTTGCATTCCGCTATTGAAAGAGCGCAACATGCAACACCTCTGCAGTTAGGAATTAAA GAATCCACAAAGATACCTTCATCGGCAGTCTTAGCAGTCATCTCAAAACATTTCCTGAAGATGCAAGAAGCTGATTCTCCGTTGGACAAACTTGAAAACCTTCTGGCGGCTATATCGGTCATGTTTAATGcg ATCCGCGGTGAACGTACGCTCGGTGCTGATGACCTCCTCCCCGTTCTCGCGTGGACGGTCGCTCGCTGTCGGCTAGTGTGCGCAGAGCTGGAGGCGGAACTGATGGCGGGCCTGCTGCCGGCCGCCCTACTCGCCGGCGAGGGGGGCTACTATCTCACGGCCCTGTTCTCTGCTGTCGCGGTGCTCAAGAGACTGGCGCCGGATACCGGACCGGACAGTACGACTCCT TGGCGGCGCGGCTCGGCGGAGAGCGCGCGCGAGGGCTGCGGCGTGGCGGTGGTGCGCGTTGCGCTGCCGGACGAGTGCCGCGGCTCCATCCGGCGCGTGGCGCTGCCGTGCCGGCCGGGAGCGCGCGCGCGCGACCTGTGCCGCGCGCTGGCGCACGCCGCGCACATCACCAACCCGCAGGACTACGCGCTCTTCGCACTGCACGACGGACAGG aaacaaTGTTGAACGAAAATGATTGCCCTCAAGAGGTAATGTCGGAAAAAAGTGGACAAAACTTCATTCTCGCTTATAAGAGGATAGACGCTAAAATCGCGTGGCCTCAGCAGGCTCTGCTCTCTTATCCGTAA